The following are from one region of the Dreissena polymorpha isolate Duluth1 chromosome 2, UMN_Dpol_1.0, whole genome shotgun sequence genome:
- the LOC127867143 gene encoding uncharacterized protein LOC127867143 → MADSGTRHDEPERFRRHGSVSSKQDLIQWENASVETCTILSWLGYGQEIIQARRDAYRENGKLWTAWACGEATIIITGSKGEGLSSFLESDLDQMVVDNRVFCLEDDVNISAFPGEITVLRSFSRMSYHGHCRLLLERRGTTIFRHVRDAFCDDGYGREFLSSDLYVNNWSKEDSPEGMVQHERAGPSIPSTVLGLLHSDKVHAFHYYCPNILSKWAARPRHWPPPEVVQQVVSLGAVLTPVGFKGSEHQHVEWRVCFNAGEIELISNLNDTQTKLYVLLKMIKNDVLHARKKEVSSYTMKNIVLWMAENNPQASFHTKSILQWLHEALDALRVALITLELPYYMIPERNLMATSGLDEEQQRTWISTITDMLHEGPRVILRLPKIRQCIVAHPEPFRWYSGRRIELELLWLMRMNIVSICRDENWKIDDTDAIVQALDRRINEVVTDVCVRMRMEGSRVINAPAIFYRILMENVNDDQ, encoded by the coding sequence aTTCAGTGGGAAAATGCCTCCGTTGAGACATGCACTATACTGAGCTGGCTCGGTTACGGACAGGAGATCATACAGGCTCGAAGAGACGCATATCGGGAGAATGGCAAGCTGTGGACTGCATGGGCATGTGGAGAGGCAACGATAATTATTACGGGTAGCAAAGGTGAGGGGCTGAGCAGCTTCTTGGAAAGTGATTTGGATCAAATGGTTGTAGATAATAGAGTATTCTGTTTAGAAGATGATGTTAATATAAGTGCCTTTCCTGGGGAGATAACCGTGTTGAGATCATTCAGCCGCATGAGTTACCATGGTCACTGTAGACTGCTACTGGAGAGACGCGGTACAACAATTTTCAGGCACGTACGTGATGCGTTTTGTGATGACGGATATGGTCGCGAATTTTTGAGCAGTGACTTGTATGTTAATAACTGGTCGAAAGAAGACTCGCCTGAGGGCATGGTGCAGCATGAGCGTGCGGGACCGTCAATTCCTAGTACAGTGCTGGGACTCTTGCACAGCGACAAAGTACATGCATTTCATTACTACTGCCCCAACATTCTGTCAAAATGGGCCGCAAGACCTCGCCACTGGCCGCCACCGGAAGTCGTTCAGCAGGTCGTATCACTTGGGGCAGTTCTTACGCCTGTTGGATTTAAAGGCAGTGAACATCAGCATGTTGAATGGCGAGTGTGTTTTAACGCCGGTGAGATCGAACTAATTAGCAATCTTAATGACACTCAaactaaattgtatgttttattgaaaatgataaagaacGATGTATTACATGCACGTAAGAAAGAAGTTTCATCGTACACAATGAAAAACATCGTTTTATGGATGGCGGAAAATAATCCTCAAGCCTCGTTTCATACAAAAAGTATTTTGCAGTGGTTGCATGAAGCATTGGATGCGCTAAGAGTTGCATTGATCACCTTAGAGCTACCATACTATATGATTCCAGAAAGGAATTTGATGGCAACCTCTGGACTGGATGAGGAACAGCAACGCACATGGATATCAACGATTACAGATATGCTCCATGAAGGTCCTAGGGTGATACTCAGACTTCCAAAGATACGACAATGCATCGTAGCTCACCCTGAACCATTCCGATGGTACAGCGGGAGGAGAATTGAGCTGGAGTTGTTGTGGCTCATGCGCATGAACATAGTGTCAATCTGCAGGGATGAGAACTGGAAGATTGACGATACCGATGCGATTGTTCAGGCATTAGACAGACGAATAAACGAGGTTGTAACAGATGTTTGCGTGAGGATGAGAATGGAAGGGAGTCGAGTTATCAACGCACCGGCTATTTTTTATAGAATTCTGATGGAAAACGTTAACGATGATCAATAG